One genomic region from Pecten maximus chromosome 5, xPecMax1.1, whole genome shotgun sequence encodes:
- the LOC117327078 gene encoding uncharacterized protein LOC117327078: MKGNCMNVLKKMLSSLNDGTKLSLLNEACVCLNAECVLYFLCERVKPDKDTSWWPLIKLCVNIKTDSVVLKIFLTFMNDEIKLDLLKNACIYGDEKCVTYLLCEGVKPDKGTSWMMWEMCMRKGNSGLNLLKKIFIYLNDEVKLEMLNSACKLGSEDFALYLLCAGVKPDKNTPLCVAEGGSVTLLIEIGLNDEIKSNVLSTACYSGSVECALYLLCEGVQPHKDTPWWSLITGGGRHVKADVDVLKKVLRYMTVEIKLNILNKTCDTGSKELALYLLREGVEPKKVTPLRSLITSDVNHGKGDVNVLKKVVQYLNDDIALDLLNKACDSGSEECALYLLSGNVKPDKHTPFCVAKGGSLNVLKKVLDNVNDDIKLPLLKIACRCASKECVIYLLSQGVKPDIDTPFTSLIYRDPLSKECLDLLKTIVIYLNDEMKLQLLNDACYHSGKCALYLLDEGVKPDKNTPFHAAKGGCLNLLKICVKGLKSDIKLAVLNEACSSGATDCVFYLLSEGVKPDQHTPWCSLFAKCNCYGKRDLDALVNILIYLNENMKMALLNTLCRSGSEECALYLLREGVTPNKDIDVWSLITGGVRWRCKGDVDILKKVVKFLNDEIKLDLLKEAFLSGSGECALYLLCEGVKLDKDILWRSLISRGIRCYVDIELLKNVVIYFDDEIKMDLLRKTCQSGSTECFFYLLRQGVEPDNTFPFWSLITRGREDVKGDVDILQKVVIYLNDMVKQDCLNKACRSGSVECALYLLCEGVQTDKDTDWWSLITRGRLYNVDMDLLKEVAIYLDDELKLGLLNKACRCGSEECALYFLRQGIKPDMDTDWWSLISRRMCP; the protein is encoded by the coding sequence ATGAAGGGTAATTGTATGAACGTGCTTAAGAAAATGTTGAGTAGCCTAAATGATGGGACAAAACTATCCTTGTTAAATGAAGCATGTGTTTGTCTTAATGCGGAATGTGTTTTGTATTTCCTGTGTGAGAGAGTTAAACCTGACAAGGACACATCATGGTGGCCATTGATAAAACTGTGTGTAAATATTAAAACCGATTCGGTTGTACTTAAAATATTCCTTACTTTCATGAACGACGAAATAAAACTCGACTTATTAAAAAATGCCTGTATATATGGTGACGAAAAATGTGTTACATATCTCCTGTGCGAAGGAGTCAAGCCTGACAAGGGCACATCTTGGATGATGTGGGAAATGTGTATGAGAAAAGGCAATAGTGGTCTAAATTTACTGAAGAAAATTTTTATATACCTAAATGATGAGGTAAAACTTGAAATGTTGAATAGTGCATGTAAGCTGGGTTCAGAGGATTTTGCTTTATATCTTCTTTGTGCGGGAGTCAAACCTGACAAAAACACGCCATTGTGCGTGGCGGAGGGAGGAAGTGTGACTTTGCTTATAGAAATTGGTCTTAATGACGAAATTAAAAGTAATGTTTTAAGTACAGCCTGTTATTCTGGGTCAGTAGAATGTGCTTTATATCTTTTATGTGAGGGAGTTCAACCCCACAAAGACACACCATGGTGGTCATTGATAACAGGAGGCGGTAGACATGTTAAGGCAGATGTGGATGTACTGAAGAAAGTTTTGAGGTACATGACTGTTGAAATAAAACTGAACATATTGAATAAAACATGTGATACTGGCTCAAAAGAATTAGCTTTATATCTTCTGCGTGAGGGAGTCGAACCAAAGAAAGTCACGCCTTTGCGGTCATTGATTACAAGTGATGTTAATCATGGTAAGGGAGATGTCAATGTACTTAAGAAAGTTGTTCAGTATTTGAATGATGATATAGCACTTGACTTGTTGAATAAAGCATGCGATTCTGGTTCAGAAGAGTGTGCACTTTATCTACTCTCTGGGAATGTAAAACCTGACAAACACACACCATTTTGCGTGGCGAAGGGAGGAAGTCTGAATGTTCTTAAAAAGGTCCTGGATAATGTGAATGATGATATCAAACTTCCTTTGCTAAAAATAGCCTGTCGTTGTGCTTCCAAAGAGTGTGTTATATATCTGCTCTCTCAAGGAGTGAAACCTGATATTGACACTCCATTTACTTCATTGATTTATAGAGACCCTCTATCGAAGGAATGTTTAGACTTACTTAAGACAATTGTTATATACTTGAATGATGAGATGAAACTTCAGTTGCTGAATGACGCTTGTTATCATTCGGGAAAATGTGCTTTATATCTTCTGGATGAGGGTGTGAAACCTGATAAAAACACACCGTTTCATGCAGCTAAGGGAGGATGTTTAAATCTGCTCAAAATATGTGTGAAAGGTCTGAAAAGTGATATCAAACTTGCTGTGTTAAATGAAGCATGCTCGTCTGGTGCTACTGACTGTGTCTTTTATCTGCTGTCGGAGGGAGTTAAGCCAGATCAACATACACCGTGGTGTTCATTGTTTGCAAAATGTAATTGTTATGGCAAGAGAGATTTGGATGCACTTGTGAACATTTTAATTTACTTGaatgaaaacatgaaaatggCTTTGTTGAATACATTATGCCGTTCTGGTTCAGAAGAATGTGCTTTGTATCTTCTCCGTGAGGGAGTCACACCTAACAAGGACATAGATGTGTGGTCATTGATTACAGGAGGTGTTAGATGGCGTTGTAAGGGAGATGTTGATATACTGAAAAAAGTTGTTAAATTCTTGAATGATGAGATAAAACTTGACTTGTTAAAAGAAGCGTTTCTTTCTGGTTCAGGAGAATGTGCTTTATATCTTCTGTGTGAGGGAGTTAAACTTGACAAGGACATACTATGGCGGTCATTGATTTCAAGAGGCATTAGGTGTTACGTGGATATTGAGCTACttaaaaatgttgttatttactTTGACGATGAGATAAAAATGGACTTGTTACGTAAGACATGTCAATCTGGTTCaactgaatgttttttttaccttCTACGTCAGGGAGTCGAACCTGATAATACCTTCCCATTTTGGTCGTTGATTACAAGAGGTCGTGAGGACGTTAAAGGAGATGTAGATATACTTCAGAAAGTTGTTATATATCTGAACGATATGGTAAAACAAGACTGCTTAAATAAAGCATGTCGATCTGGTTCAGTAGAATGTGCTTTATATCTTCTGTGTGAGGGAGTCCAAACTGACAAGGACACAGATTGGTGGTCATTGATTACAAGAGGTCGTTTGTATAACGTAGATATGGATCTACTTAAAGAAGTTGCTATTTACCTTGATGATGAGCTAAAACTTGGCTTGCTAAATAAGGCATGTCGCTGTGGTTCTGAAGAGTGTGCTTTATATTTCCTGAGACAGGGAATCAAACCTGACATGGACACAGATTGGTGGTCATTGATCTCAAGACGAATGTGTCCGTAA